One Paraburkholderia sp. IMGN_8 DNA window includes the following coding sequences:
- a CDS encoding GYD domain-containing protein — translation MATYVILSRLAPDAFKDPRDLKQLAATVAEKIKAECPAVTWKNSYLTLGRFDVVDVVESNDLKQLERAALIIRGYGHAATETLQATPWDEFIAAL, via the coding sequence ATGGCTACGTACGTCATCCTCAGCCGTCTCGCTCCCGACGCGTTCAAGGATCCCAGGGACCTGAAGCAACTCGCCGCCACAGTGGCCGAGAAGATCAAGGCCGAATGCCCTGCCGTCACCTGGAAGAACAGCTATCTGACACTCGGGCGCTTCGACGTCGTGGACGTTGTTGAGTCGAACGATCTGAAACAGCTCGAGCGGGCGGCGTTGATCATCCGAGGCTACGGACACGCCGCCACCGAGACCCTGCAAGCGACGCCGTGGGACGAGTTCATCGCGGCACTGTAA
- a CDS encoding amidohydrolase family protein, which yields MSITVIGGGNVLDLTRGRLLEHHHVVIEDGHVVEVTDRPVDLPNARTIDARGKTVMPGLIDCHVHVLASRANLGLNAAQPNILTAIRALPILKAMLGRGFTSVRDAGGADWGLTQALESGLIPGPRIFPSGKALSQTGGHGDFRPRGDMLEPCSCCFRAGAIARVVDGVDAVRLAVREEIQKGATQIKIMASGGVASPTDPIGNTQYAEDEIRAIVAEAEAANTYVMAHAYTGRAISRAIRCGVRTIEHGNLVDEAAAKLMHEHGAFVVPTLVTYDALAKYGADYGLPADSIAKVETVRQAGRDSLQIYARAGVPMGFGSDLLGEMHTFQSDELRIRADVLGNLEALRSATTIAADIVDLSGKLGVIQAGALADVLVVDGDPLKDIGVLTGQGERIEYVLQRGEVVSERGSVASR from the coding sequence ATGAGCATCACAGTAATCGGCGGCGGCAACGTACTGGATCTGACGCGAGGAAGGCTGCTCGAGCATCATCATGTGGTGATCGAAGACGGTCATGTCGTCGAAGTCACCGATCGTCCGGTCGATCTGCCGAATGCGCGAACCATCGACGCGCGCGGCAAGACGGTAATGCCCGGTCTGATCGATTGTCACGTGCACGTGCTGGCTTCGCGTGCGAACCTCGGCCTGAATGCGGCGCAGCCTAACATCCTCACCGCGATTCGCGCGCTGCCGATTCTGAAGGCGATGCTCGGTCGCGGCTTTACGAGCGTGCGCGATGCGGGCGGCGCGGATTGGGGTTTGACGCAAGCGCTGGAAAGCGGGCTGATTCCGGGGCCGCGTATTTTTCCGTCGGGCAAGGCGCTGTCGCAAACCGGCGGACACGGCGACTTCCGGCCGCGCGGCGACATGCTCGAACCGTGTTCGTGCTGCTTTCGGGCCGGCGCGATCGCGCGGGTTGTCGACGGCGTCGATGCGGTGCGCCTCGCGGTGCGTGAAGAGATTCAGAAGGGCGCCACGCAGATCAAGATCATGGCGTCCGGCGGCGTGGCATCGCCGACCGATCCGATCGGCAACACGCAGTACGCCGAGGATGAAATCCGTGCGATCGTCGCCGAAGCAGAAGCGGCCAACACCTATGTGATGGCGCATGCGTACACCGGCCGAGCGATTTCCCGCGCGATTCGCTGCGGCGTGCGCACGATCGAGCACGGCAACCTGGTCGATGAAGCCGCGGCGAAACTGATGCACGAGCATGGCGCGTTCGTCGTGCCCACACTCGTCACCTACGATGCATTGGCCAAGTACGGCGCCGATTATGGTTTGCCGGCCGATTCGATTGCCAAGGTCGAAACCGTACGGCAGGCAGGGCGCGACTCGTTGCAGATCTATGCGAGGGCGGGTGTGCCGATGGGATTCGGCTCGGACCTGCTCGGCGAAATGCACACGTTTCAAAGCGACGAACTGCGCATTCGCGCCGACGTGCTTGGCAACCTGGAAGCGCTGCGCTCGGCCACCACGATCGCGGCGGATATCGTCGATCTGAGCGGCAAGCTCGGCGTCATCCAGGCTGGGGCGCTTGCCGATGTGCTGGTGGTCGACGGCGATCCGCTCAAGGATATCGGCGTGCTGACCGGGCAAGGCGAGCGCATCGAGTATGTCTTGCAGCGTGGCGAGGTGGTGAGCGAGCGGGGCAGCGTCGCGTCACGGTGA
- a CDS encoding EamA family transporter, with translation MSKQERLLLLSDLMLLAVAVVWGTSYGVVKSALAFYPVLGLLAMRFGITFVILSPALRHLRTANARALRGVLIAGALLLGIFLCETFGILLTRAANAAFLISLCVVLTPLVEWLLLKRRPSRIEWAAVALSLFGAWLLAGDGAPTFNPGDALILLAALLRALNVCVTKRVMRDSALPPLSVTAVQSGVVAFGSAAVALLFVPQQWQPVPSLAGHAMFWGYVGYLVLACTLFAFFAQNFAIKRSSPTRVSLLMGSEPAFGALFACLWLGERISTTAWVGGALIVAASILATVRWTALRVSAAEA, from the coding sequence ATGTCGAAACAAGAACGCCTGCTCCTGCTGTCCGATCTGATGCTGCTCGCGGTCGCCGTGGTCTGGGGAACCAGCTACGGGGTCGTCAAAAGCGCATTGGCGTTTTATCCGGTGCTGGGTTTGCTCGCGATGCGCTTCGGCATCACCTTCGTTATCCTGTCGCCCGCGTTGCGCCACCTGCGCACAGCGAATGCCCGCGCGCTGCGCGGCGTGCTGATCGCCGGCGCGCTGCTGCTCGGTATCTTTCTGTGCGAGACCTTCGGCATCCTGCTGACGCGCGCGGCGAACGCGGCCTTTCTGATCAGCCTGTGTGTGGTGCTGACGCCGCTCGTCGAATGGTTGCTGCTCAAGCGCAGGCCCAGCCGTATCGAATGGGCGGCGGTCGCGCTTTCTCTGTTCGGCGCCTGGCTGCTGGCAGGCGACGGCGCGCCGACGTTCAATCCGGGCGATGCGCTGATTCTGCTCGCCGCACTGCTGCGCGCGTTGAATGTGTGCGTGACCAAGCGGGTGATGCGCGATTCGGCATTACCGCCTTTGTCGGTGACTGCCGTTCAGTCGGGCGTGGTCGCATTCGGCAGCGCGGCGGTAGCGTTGCTGTTTGTGCCGCAACAGTGGCAGCCGGTGCCGTCGCTGGCCGGACACGCGATGTTCTGGGGTTACGTCGGCTATCTGGTGCTAGCGTGCACGCTGTTCGCATTCTTCGCGCAGAACTTCGCGATCAAACGCAGCAGTCCGACGCGGGTGTCGCTGCTGATGGGCAGCGAACCGGCGTTCGGAGCGCTGTTCGCATGCCTCTGGTTAGGTGAAAGGATTTCGACGACGGCGTGGGTCGGCGGTGCGCTGATCGTCGCCGCGTCGATCCTCGCGACGGTGCGATGGACGGCATTGCGCGTGAGCGCAGCGGAAGCTTGA
- a CDS encoding LysR substrate-binding domain-containing protein, with protein sequence MRIAPLPPLQCLIAFESAVRHASFTKAAAELHLTQSAVSRQIAQLEEFLGRSLFVREHRALRLTIAGEGYAKHVQWLLANCSEATLDVMKRYGDLELTIACSSGVAVLWLTPRLGAFRAAHPNVKIRMIVRDGLASLSPAEFDVGLYYIRQRAEPHFTARRIFDEEVYPVCSPGYLAGRVLEPADLAHETLLMQEDGQRQWMSWSEWFRLNDVKMPTSPQSVVVNHYPQLVQMAILGQGVALGWRHMIDACLNEGLLVRATRASASHGGGYYVVSPNDRAQNQAARLFTRWLFEQAEEQMNAQISTQIVTQIGTQTGKASVA encoded by the coding sequence ATGCGCATCGCCCCTTTACCTCCGCTCCAATGCCTGATCGCATTCGAATCGGCCGTGCGGCATGCCAGCTTCACTAAAGCGGCCGCGGAACTGCATCTGACGCAAAGCGCAGTCAGCCGGCAGATCGCCCAGCTCGAAGAGTTCCTCGGCCGCTCGTTGTTCGTACGAGAGCACCGCGCTTTACGTCTGACGATCGCTGGCGAAGGCTACGCGAAACATGTGCAGTGGCTGCTCGCCAATTGCTCGGAAGCCACGCTCGACGTGATGAAGCGATACGGCGATCTGGAATTGACGATCGCCTGTTCGTCGGGCGTCGCGGTGTTGTGGCTCACGCCGCGGCTCGGTGCCTTTCGCGCCGCTCATCCGAACGTCAAGATCAGGATGATTGTGCGCGACGGACTCGCGTCGCTGTCGCCGGCGGAATTCGATGTGGGTCTGTACTACATCCGCCAGCGCGCCGAGCCGCATTTCACCGCTCGCCGCATTTTCGACGAGGAGGTGTACCCGGTTTGTTCGCCGGGCTATCTGGCAGGTCGCGTGCTGGAACCCGCCGACCTCGCGCACGAAACGCTGCTGATGCAGGAGGACGGTCAGCGGCAATGGATGTCGTGGTCAGAATGGTTCCGGCTCAACGACGTAAAAATGCCGACTTCGCCGCAGTCGGTCGTCGTCAATCACTATCCGCAACTCGTGCAAATGGCGATTCTCGGCCAGGGCGTGGCGCTCGGTTGGCGTCACATGATCGACGCGTGCCTGAACGAGGGGTTGCTGGTGCGCGCCACGCGTGCTTCAGCGAGCCACGGCGGCGGCTACTACGTCGTATCGCCTAACGACCGCGCGCAGAATCAGGCGGCGCGTCTGTTTACACGCTGGCTCTTTGAGCAGGCCGAGGAGCAGATGAACGCGCAGATAAGCACACAGATAGTCACACAGATAGGCACGCAGACGGGCAAAGCCTCCGTCGCCTGA
- a CDS encoding pyridoxamine 5'-phosphate oxidase family protein — MIRPHEYSSDIAFTPTVKAIQTRKGSRSAYARMESERGWQTRLTQEAINFIERQTSVFFATANDEDQPYIQHRGGPAGFLHVLDDRTIAFADFTGNRQYITLGNLADNPKAYLFLIDYAHQRRIKIWGEARVVEDDPALLAKLMPQGYKARGERAIVMAVSAWDVNCPQHIPQRFDAADVAAALDERDRRIEALEAELAQLREASQA; from the coding sequence ATGATCCGCCCACACGAGTATTCGAGCGACATAGCCTTCACGCCGACGGTAAAAGCGATCCAGACCCGCAAGGGCTCACGGTCAGCCTACGCTCGCATGGAATCGGAACGCGGCTGGCAAACCCGCCTCACGCAGGAGGCAATAAATTTCATCGAACGTCAAACGAGCGTCTTCTTCGCCACCGCGAACGACGAAGACCAGCCCTACATTCAGCATCGCGGCGGCCCCGCAGGCTTTTTGCATGTGCTCGACGACCGCACGATCGCGTTCGCCGATTTCACCGGCAATCGCCAGTACATCACGCTGGGTAATCTCGCCGACAATCCGAAGGCGTACCTGTTCCTGATCGACTACGCACACCAGCGGCGCATCAAGATCTGGGGCGAGGCGCGCGTGGTCGAGGACGATCCCGCACTGCTGGCCAAGCTGATGCCGCAAGGCTACAAAGCGCGCGGCGAACGCGCGATCGTGATGGCGGTGAGCGCGTGGGACGTGAATTGTCCGCAGCACATCCCGCAACGTTTCGATGCAGCGGACGTGGCCGCCGCACTGGACGAACGCGATCGGCGCATCGAAGCACTCGAGGCGGAGCTCGCGCAATTGCGGGAAGCATCGCAGGCATGA
- a CDS encoding MFS transporter, whose translation MQGTLSSNIAISVDTLARQRRRAIIATVLGNGLEWFDFTVYSFFAVIIAKLFFPTGNELTSLLLAVATFGVGFFMRPVGGIVLGVYADKVGRKAALSLTILLMAGGTALIGLAPTYEQIGVWAPVLIVIARLLQGFSAGGEMGSATAFLTEYAPADKRAFYSSWIQSSIGFSVLLGAAVGTFVTSSLSADALHSWGWRMPFLIGILIGPVGYFIRSRMDETPAFSAVAEEARNDSPLAEVFRRFPRETFASFSMVILWTVCTYVLLFYTPTYSVRTLHLPQSTGFRAGMFGGLMIMCFSPVVGRLADRFGRRRFLSGAAASILLLAWPMFAYINRAPGLASLMVFQGVFGLLIATYTGSILAAFAELFPTTVLSTGLSVAYNFAVTIFGGFAPFFITWLIASTGSNMAPAIYVMIAAAISLVGTFYVRDMRGGRA comes from the coding sequence ATGCAAGGAACGCTTTCATCCAACATCGCGATATCCGTCGATACGCTCGCGCGGCAACGGCGCCGCGCCATTATCGCCACCGTGCTCGGCAATGGGCTCGAGTGGTTCGACTTCACCGTCTATAGTTTTTTCGCGGTCATTATCGCCAAGCTGTTCTTTCCGACCGGCAATGAACTGACCTCGCTGCTGCTCGCCGTCGCCACCTTCGGCGTGGGTTTTTTCATGCGACCGGTGGGCGGCATCGTACTCGGTGTATACGCGGATAAAGTCGGAAGAAAGGCCGCGCTGTCGCTAACCATTCTGCTAATGGCTGGCGGCACCGCGCTGATCGGCCTCGCGCCGACCTACGAGCAGATCGGCGTGTGGGCGCCGGTTTTGATCGTGATCGCGCGTTTGCTGCAAGGTTTTTCGGCGGGCGGTGAAATGGGTAGCGCGACAGCGTTTCTCACTGAATACGCGCCGGCGGACAAGCGTGCGTTCTATTCGAGCTGGATTCAGTCGAGCATCGGTTTTTCGGTGCTGTTGGGCGCCGCGGTCGGCACGTTCGTGACGTCGAGTCTGAGCGCCGACGCGCTGCATTCGTGGGGCTGGAGAATGCCGTTCCTGATCGGCATTCTGATCGGCCCGGTCGGCTATTTCATTCGCAGCCGCATGGATGAAACGCCGGCTTTCAGCGCGGTCGCAGAAGAGGCGAGGAACGACTCGCCGCTGGCGGAAGTGTTTCGGCGCTTTCCGCGCGAAACCTTCGCAAGTTTTTCGATGGTGATTCTGTGGACGGTTTGCACCTACGTGCTGCTGTTCTATACGCCGACCTATTCGGTACGCACGCTGCATCTGCCGCAATCGACGGGCTTTCGCGCCGGCATGTTCGGCGGTCTGATGATCATGTGCTTCTCGCCGGTGGTCGGCAGACTCGCTGATCGTTTTGGCCGCCGCCGCTTTCTGTCCGGCGCTGCCGCGTCGATCCTGCTGCTCGCGTGGCCGATGTTCGCTTACATCAACCGTGCGCCCGGCCTCGCTTCGCTGATGGTCTTTCAGGGCGTGTTCGGCTTGCTGATCGCCACTTACACCGGCTCGATTCTCGCGGCGTTTGCCGAACTGTTCCCGACCACGGTGCTGTCGACGGGCCTGTCGGTCGCATACAACTTCGCGGTGACGATTTTCGGCGGCTTCGCGCCGTTCTTCATCACGTGGCTGATCGCGTCGACCGGCAGCAATATGGCGCCCGCGATCTATGTGATGATCGCCGCCGCTATCAGCCTCGTCGGCACTTTCTATGTGCGCGATATGCGCGGTGGCCGTGCCTGA